The following nucleotide sequence is from Pochonia chlamydosporia 170 chromosome 4, whole genome shotgun sequence.
CAACGTGGAGGGTGGGCCGGACAGGGGACGGGAATCTAGTGCGGCACTCATCCGGGATTACCTTGTCTCTGGTGTTCCTTCAGATTCTGAATCATCTCCATTCTCTTTGTTGGTACTCTGTGTGGTTTCCATCATTTTGAAACGACCTGCATTTCCAGCCCGTGGAGAGTATGCCTCGGAGGGGGCGAAGGAGATTCACGCACTCGGCAGTATTAACAGTCTCTTCAGCCAGACGATTTGATCTTTGCGGTGCAGCCAATCAAACCTGTTCTCCATAGACTCGGAGACCGTTGAGGGCCAGCCGAATTTTGCGTGCCTAGtggttggatgttgaatCCTACCCATATAGAAGCAAGAAAGCCTACACGCAAGGTAAATGGTTCAGCCACAACAACACAAGCTACCTGGTCACGCGAAGTAGGAATGGTTTGTTGGCTTCGCGAGTCTGCTCAAAACGCCAGAGACAGACACTCTGCTGGCCACAACTTCTGTGACATCCTTGCTGCGAAGAGTCGCTTCCACAAAAGATGAAACTGGAAACGCCAAATCCACAAAACACTTTATTCGCTTTTGATCATTCTACAAATTTCCGGCCACGCCACTGCCCATTCAGGCAAACGCAAGATCTTGCTGGTTCCACAGGTAACACAGGGTCATGGTGTTTCGATCCAAAAAAATACACGAGGAAGTGGTCCATCTCCACTAACCCCACGAGCCACTCCGAACCACTATATTGAAGAATCAGTTTGGTAAGATGCTTGAATTtgacgagaagctcaagtTGCCAGTCCACGATGCGCTTTGCACGCGTTGAGGGAGAAGGAAAGCGGTAAAGTCCATCCCCCAAGCACTGAGACGCCAGACTTCACCAAGCATCAGCATGTTATAACTTTGAGCTCTAGTTCCAGTCGCTCCTTGGCTTGTTTTTCATGTTGTGTCATCTATTCATCAGTCCaaacccatccatccatctccacgGCTCCACCTTAGGGCCAGAGGCGTTCGGTGGATACAGTTGCACTAAAACGCCGTTTCCACCGGCAAAGCTGTGGGGTTCGAGCTGTTCTGCACTTATCTTGCCTCTTGTTTTGAGGTTTGAGGTGCAGAGGAAATGTTCTGAAACGAGTGATTTATTTCATTCAGTTGCAGGCCTTGGGTTTGACCAGTGGCGTCAACATGGCGATCTGAGCAGTTACCAACATCGGCAAATAAAATGCGTGTTTTCTGTACATGCAAATAAATCCCTTGCTCTCGAGAGCAAATATTTGTGCAGGTTGTGATCTTGGGTTGGAACCTGAACTTCAGATGACAACAAGGTAAACTCACATTCGCTCGGCTCAAACGCGTCGTGTACGCGTCGTGCTTGCGAGGTTTCCAGAAAATTATGCAGTTTAATTTAAGCTGTGAACTTCTTGTTTGATCTGAATCGTCCGCAGTTATAAGGGGCTAAAACGTTAGGAGTTTGCCAAGTTATATGGAAGAAtggtttcttcttgagcCCTGGATAATTGCTCTACTCTATAGGCTGAAACTGCGGTGTCTACTACCATTTTATAATACAGCCATTTCTAAAGTGCCATGCTGCAAGAAGTGATATTTTCTAGCTTTTAGAAATCTCCTCTGCTGTAAATAAAATCGACCTCGAGGTCATTCTCGCTTACTCGGTCCTATCATGTTTTAGACTTATTATGGGTCACACCGCGGTGTCACAGTGAATTCCATTTTCACAAGTCCTCGCAGTTCACTGCCCAGATATGTCGAGTGCTATTCCTTTCTCGCTCCTCGCTCGAGCTTGAGCATAGTATTATTGCATCGCCAAGCATTCACTCCCCTAGTAGATTCTTACTTTCCTGCCTTCGCTCCAGCTCGCCACTATCTCGTCAAGCGCCGTTGCAAATTCGACATTGCGCTGCTGAGGATCGCCTGCTCTTCCTTCCCATCTACCGAGAAACAGAATTTGGCTGTGTTGAAACGAGAACCATCACCAGTGGCTCTCATTCTCGGGCCCGCGGTGCTGGGCTCTCTCGAAAAATGCACCCAGACAATGACGAGGTATGTGTTTAGACAATTGCCACTGAGTTTCCCTCCATTTCCTTCCATTCGTGCATTCTCTGATCACACAGTCGCCTGACCAGTGGACCGACATAACTGGGACCAACCTTGGTGCCAAACGGATGGGACACAGCAAGACATTGCCAAAGGAGCTTGCGAGTCCCTTCAATGATCCGATCCGTGAAGACGAAGTAGCCGAACCTCAAGAGTTTGAAATCTGGGAAGACGCAAAGTCCATACCGGGTAGTTTTGTGTCAGACCTCCCTGCTTGGAAAGAACCACAATCGACCGTACGAACTGTTTCTCCATATCCTAAACCCATTCtccaaggaggagatgacCCAAACTCGGAATGGGAAACCATCGCAATAGACGAGGAAACCATCCTGaagccaagcaccagactgagACAACGAGTCGAACATGGCCGTCTAGCATTTCCAGTGCAAGATATCATGGGTCGTGTTCGTCAAGCCACGGAAAGAGCACAACGAAGAAACACCGATCTCATAGCACCAACCTCAGCCCGTAAACTGGCCATTTTGCCGACGttcagcaccagcaacattcCCAATGATGGTTTGCAGCGTGCCTCGAGCGTTTAtgaagacgacaaggagaCCTGCAAACCCAGTTTCAGCAGCAAGCAGGAGGCGTACACGCCCGAAATGTCTCGTGCTCTGAGCAAAAAACGCCCCTTCACATTTAATTTCGACCGTAATGTATATGGTGAACTCGTATCCAGCTACTCCAAGTCCTCGAGCCGTGCGAGCAACGACCCGTTTCGATATGACGGCGAAGGCTACTCTCTATTTCTGAACCCTTCGGCCGAAAAGGAGGTCAGTAGGGCTCTCTACCGCACTAATAGCAGGAGCGAAGCTGCAAGTACCGCCATTTACTCTCCGAAGAAGAATTTCCCAAACAGCATGGGAAGACGGCTCCAAGCAGGGTCGTTTTATGACAACGCCGTCATACAATCAACTTAGAAAGTCGATGATACGGTTAAAGTTCCTGTCATTAAACACGTCCATCTCAGCCCTACCAGCGACGAGCACCCATTATCAAAGCTCGGTGAGATGGTTGAGGCTACCTCGGGCAAGAAGGATACAGACGGCGACTGGCAGACAGTCACTACGGAACAGGCTCCTCATCGAGCCTTGGAATTAACCCTTCGACTGAATAGAGATGTGGGTAGCAGTCTTGCCGACGTATCGGACGCTTCTGAAGACGAGACATTCGACCAATTCATCGATGCCAGCGCAAATTCTCAGAAGGTGCGTCACACTCACCACGGTAGAAAAGGGTACGACGACATATCAAAAACCCAAACAACCTCTACAGGATTCCCACGCCAGTCTCACTCTGTGAATCGGGCTCAGTCCCGTGCTGCGGCTGCGGTCCGGCACCTGAACCGCCTCTCGACTGATACATCTAACATGCCCAAGCTGTCGAGCAAGTTATCTGGGTTGCGAAAACCGGTAATGAGCTACAACAGCCTGGACTCCGATCCAGAGCAAGATGAATTTGAGACAGCACTCCCCGTTTCTCCAAACGCCGTCGTGGAAACCGTTTCGTGTAGACACAAACAGTGGTCCGGCTCGATACAGCGCCGAGACTCACAAGAGATCCTTGGCCTTGGAACACGGGACGGAGATACTCCATACAAGAGCAGAGACTTTGCTCACCAGAGCAGCCTACTTGACTATAGTATCCCTCAGCTTCCATTCCCGCTTATAAGTCTACCAGAAGCAGCCCTCCTGCAATCCGAGCGCCGCAAGCGCGGAGAGGAGGATCACACCGAAGTTGGCTCAATGTTTGCCGCCAAAGCACGCTCCTTCACTATCAGCACAGTGTCTTCATACGggccaaaaacaccaaatacaCCAGTTTATGACGCCCATTACACAAGTGGTTTGCCCAAACCACAAAAGGCATACCAACGACACACGCCGTTGCGAACTCTCCGTAAGTCTTCTCCGCAAAAAGCAACTCGCCAGACTGCATCTGATAATGTGAATACAGCATACGAACCAACTCAGGGACAGCTCAACTCCTCTGGCATCCTCGACACCAACTCTGGGTCCTTCTTCCGCACTTCCCTGCCAACGAATACGTCCCTGCTCTCAGCGCGCTTCTTTCGCCTAAGCGGCTTCTCTGCACGAACTCGCCAGCGCAGAGACACTCTCAAGCACACTTCTGACGCTGCCAATCTCGAATACAGCTTTTTCAGTCCTTCGGAGACGGAGTTGATTCGTTCCGCGAGGGAGGACATCTTGTACCGACGCCGGCAGTGTCCAGAGGAGGATGGGCCTCAGAGCCGGGTGTTTATGGTCATTGTTGTGATTACCTTGCTTTTTCCATTGATTGGGCTGTTGGCGCTGTATGGAAAGTTTGATGCGACAATTGCATGGTATGGAAAGGGACAGAGGGGGTATTTGACGGCCGAGCAGAGAGGAATCTTGAAGCGGCAGCTTTTCGTGGAGGCTGTTGTGTATTTGGGGCTGATTGTTTCGCTGTCTGTGTACTATTCTGTTCATGGATGATGTGGCGGGAGGAATGGCAGGGATTGGAATTTTGTAGGATTGACGGATCGTGAGAGGTTGTGATGGATATGTGAGTAGGTAAGATGATGGATTTTGGGAAGAGAAGCTCGTCATGTTTGAGAACTTTTAACGATGTATGGAAAATTTGTTTATATCATGAACATGGATAGAAGAATTGCGCAGGCCGGTAATGACGGTGATGCAGTGATAGTTACATTGATGGTTTGTAGCTGGCATTCTCACACGTCCCATGGTGGAAGCCGCATATACTCTGTATTCTGTGCAATCCGATGGTATCAATAAACAACTCTTCCATCCCTCCAATTCTGTCGTCCCGTATCACTTCTTGCTGTCCTGCCTACTACCCTCACCACATCCCGAGTAATACCTCAATCCCCCAGGCGAAGTATAAACCGAACTGCCTTGACCATTGTTGTAGTAGGTGCTACCATTCGGATTCGAGTAGTAGTAGGAGCCGTCGCTACGTGGGATTAGTTTTGTCTCTAGGTCCGGTCGTTTGATAGACATACGCGTTGGAATAGTGATACGAATTCGTGTTTCGTACGTCATTTCCGTAATCACGAGCACAGTAGTGATTGCCCTGGTTTGACAGATTTAGTAGCCTTTGTGGTTATTTATACTCGTAATACTTACGTCCCTGTTGACTCCACAAGACTTGTATGTAAATTCAGGCATCTTGTCAATCGGACACGATGGGCAAAGAAAGCGACCAAGATTACTGCACGATGCTGTAGTGATTGAAGGTCCAAACTTATGAAGGAGAGAGGGAGGGTGATGAATGACGTGGGTATGGGGTAGATAGGGAGGCTGCCCAACAGGCGTTACGAGGCGTGCGATATCACTTTGGCGGGCAGAGTGGCGCGAATCAAACGTGATCAATTTACATGGCATAAATTGGGCTGTCGCAGGAAAGAGCAAGGGCTCGCTGTGATTTGATATGGAAGGTGAATAGACGAGATGAGCTACATCCGGTGGTGAAGGTAGGCGAAGATATCGCCCACATTCgagtatacaccaacacagcgCAATATGCCCTAGCACACGccgcgatatgcgatacctcCTACGTTTGAACCCCAGTTGTGATTCGGCGGGCAAGGAATTCATGATGGCAAGGGGGTTGAGGTCCGTCGTTGATTTAAATTCTCCAGATGTCTTGACTGAGCATATCATTGCTACTGGTACGTATTCTATGTTGTATCGCCTCTGAGATTGGGACAGTAGTCAACGTGGCACTGGTTCAGTGCGGGGGTTAACTCATGAGATCGTACAGACGGAAGCGTGGGCGTTACTGGATACCTAGATATTCATCAGCAATGCGTTGAGAACCATGGCATGTACCAGTGCTCTGTTGGTTGGCCGCAATTCGCTTGAAACAAGCTATTTTCTCAGTATAGAAAGCTGGAGAATCgctgttgccattgcctcaCAACTCAGGTCATTGAAGCAGACGGGGAAAGTGAGCATCCACTTGGGCGAAGTGAAGACTTGGACAAGACGAACTAagctccaagtccaagatggTGCTATAAATAAGCAGCTTGAAGAATAAATCGCATCATGTCGTCGGAATTGCTGGCATGGACACATGCTTGGTacgccaacaccagcaccatctAGGGACATATTGACAGGACCACGTCTGCAGCAGTGAATCGAGCCAATCGGAGTTAATATCTATGCCTCCAACGGCAATGCAGCATGGCGGCCCTGACTTGCAGATAAACAGGCAACATTGGATGGATGTCGGCTCCAGGGGCAAAGGAAACAGCCCGTCGTACGGGGTTGACCGAAAGTTGTGGGTTCAGCGACGAAAAGGTCTCCCGGGTCATCCAACGGAGAACGCAGGAACCAAGACCTATTGACAGCCAGTTATCAGTGAATCCACCACCTGCATGTGCTGGCACTTGAAGTCATGAGTGGCGCTCGAGGCGAGTAAGAAGTGGCCGCCAGGTGGTTCAACTGGTGAGTCGCGAAGTAGACATTTTCATGACAGGAAGATAGAGAGGCAGATTTTGATGAACAGAGGGTGCAATTGCAGTACAAGAGCATCATCTAGATGATACAAGATTAGATGCGGGAAATTGATCAACGGGCGAAATATCACACTGCCAGTATGTAAATACGGACGGAGTATGCCATTTGTTGATATTCGCACTGGCAACATTGGTCATGTTAGATGTGCTCCTGAAATATTAGGCCATACGCTTGTCAAAACAGGACTAGCGCACCTTCGAGGACCCTTCTCGGTGGTTGTCTGGCTCGGTTACCCCACCTCAAGCGGGTACACAGCAAAGgcgaacaagaaaaaaaaaagtgttTGGGGTGGcccgaaaaaaaaaatcacaAAAATTTTGGCTGGTGGGAGAGAAAGAATTTCTACACCGATATACCCCACTGCTATCGTCCGCGCAAAACTCTCCTCCCTCTTAatctctcttcctctccatcctcttTCAGTCGTTATCGACGTCCGACAatttctctcctcctccccttTCAGACATAATCCAAGATGGCTGACGAAGTTTACGACGGTGCCATTGGTATCGATTTGGGTGCGTAATAGCCTTCCTGACGCTTGTTGAGATTCTGGTGTTCAAACCGAGGTGTTGTTGTGGGTGAAGTTTTTAAACGGTCACGTTTTCTTCGTCACTGCAAGGCTTTGGTGGTCTCTACAGAAATTTTCCCAACATCAGATTGACAGAGACTTGATGGACTGACAACACATCCAGGTACCACCTATTCCTGCGTGGCCACCTACGAGGGTACCAATGTCGAAATCATTGCCAACGAGCAGGGTTCCTTCACCACCCCTTCATTCGTCTCCTTCACCGACAAGGAGCGTTTGattggtgatgctgccaagAACAATGCTGCCATGAACCCCAAGAACACCGTCTTCGATGCCAAGTGAGTGTTTGACGCAACGACCCTCTGGATGAATGCGGCTGCGCCGATTCTATCCCGCGTTGCCTACATGTTCAAAACGCTAACATGATCACCCTTAGGCGTCTGATCGGTCGCCGTTTCGATGACCCTACCGTCAAGAAGGACATCGAGTCTTGGCCTTTCAccatcattgacgatgcTGGTCAGCCCAAGATCCAGGTCGAGTACCTCGGCGAGACCAAGACTTTCTCCGCCCAGGAGATCTCTGCCATGGTCCTCCTCAAGGTGCGTTCTCCTCCACTGTCCCGGATGCGGGGTattcttttcaatgttcagaAGAAATAATTGAACTAACAATTCCCACAGATGAAGGAGATTGCTGAGACCAAGCTCGGCAAGAAGGTCGAGAAGGCCGTCATCACTGTCCCCGCCTACTTCAACGACAACCAGCGTCAGGCTACCAAGGACGCCGGTGCCATTTCCGGCCTGAATGTCCTCCGTATCATCAACGAGCCtactgctgccgccattgcctATGGCCTGGGCTCTGGCAAGACCGACAAGGAGCGCAACGTCCTGATCTACGATCTTGGTGGCGGTACCTTCGATGTCTCCCTTCTTAACATCCAGGGTGGTGTTTTCACCGTCAAGGCCACCGCTGGTGACACCCATCTTGGTGGTCAGGACTTCGACACCAACCTTCTCGAATTCTGCAGAAATGCCTTCACCCGCAAGTCCAAGAAGGACTTGAGCGGTGATGCTCGTGCTCTGCGAAGACTCCGTACTGCTTGCGAGCGTGCCAAGCGTACTCTCTCTAGCGGTGCCCAGGCTACCATTGAGATTGACTCTCTTTTCGATGGCGAGGACTTCACCTTGACCATCACCCGTGCTCGTTTCGAGGACCTGAACGCCAAGGCTTTCGCTGGCACCCTCGAGCCTGTTGCCCAGGTTCTCAAGGACGCCGCCATTGAGAAGTCTGCTGTTGACGAGATCGTCCTTGTCGGTGGCTCTACCCGTATCCCCAAGATCCAGAAGCTCCTGTCCGAGTTCTTCGACGGTAAGAAGCTCGAGAAGAGCATCAACCCCGACGAGGCCGTTGCCTACGGTGCCGCCGTCCAGGCCGGTATCCTCTCCGGCAAGGCCACCTCCGCTGAGACCTCcgaccttctccttctcgaTGTCATTCCATTGTCCCTTGGTGTTGCCATGGAGGGCAATATCTTCGCCCCAGTTGTTCCAAGATCCACGACGGTCCCCTGTATCAAGAAGAGGTGAGAATACGCTTTTTTTATTGGTGTTGCGTGTGCCGTTTCGCCCACACCTGTTGGACATCGcgaacttttttttggtgttttacCACCAGGGGCAAGTGTGCCTGCCACTCCTTCCCCAATATTGCACAAGTGTGCTGCACTTTCACAAACAGGAAACCAGCTTGCTGGCAGCTCCTTCCAAACTATGGTGCCAGCTGCACAAACGCTGCCAGCTACACAAACGCTGCCAGCTGCACAAACGCAGCCAGCTGCACAAACGCTGCCAGCTGCACAAACGCTGCCAGCTGCACAAACGCTACCAGCTGCCAGCCCTtaaccttttttttttgagcGATTTCCCGAGTTTCATTCATATATCACGAAACAGCCGCTGACTGACTTGTATCAGAACTTTCACCACTGTTGCCGACAACCAGCAGACTGTTCAGTTCCCCGTCTACCAGGGTGAGCGTGTCAACTGCGAGGACAACACCTCCCTCGGAGAGTTCACTCTTGCTCCTATCCCTCCCATGCGTGCTGGTGAGGCTGTCCTCGAGTGTGTTTTCGAGGTCGATGTCAACGGTATCCTCAAGGTCACCGCCTCTGAGAAGACCTCTGGTCGCAgcgccaacatcaccattgccaacTCTGTTGGTAAGCTC
It contains:
- a CDS encoding heat shock protein (similar to Aspergillus terreus NIH2624 XP_001210089.1), which translates into the protein MADEVYDGAIGIDLGTTYSCVATYEGTNVEIIANEQGSFTTPSFVSFTDKERLIGDAAKNNAAMNPKNTVFDAKRLIGRRFDDPTVKKDIESWPFTIIDDAGQPKIQVEYLGETKTFSAQEISAMVLLKMKEIAETKLGKKVEKAVITVPAYFNDNQRQATKDAGAISGLNVLRIINEPTAAAIAYGLGSGKTDKERNVLIYDLGGGTFDVSLLNIQGGVFTVKATAGDTHLGGQDFDTNLLEFCRNAFTRKSKKDLSGDARALRRLRTACERAKRTLSSGAQATIEIDSLFDGEDFTLTITRARFEDLNAKAFAGTLEPVAQVLKDAAIEKSAVDEIVLVGGSTRIPKIQKLLSEFFDGKKLEKSINPDEAVAYGAAVQAGILSGKATSAETSDLLLLDVIPLSLGVAMEGNIFAPVVPRSTTVPCIKKRTFTTVADNQQTVQFPVYQGERVNCEDNTSLGEFTLAPIPPMRAGEAVLECVFEVDVNGILKVTASEKTSGRSANITIANSVGKLSSGEIEKMISDAEAFKSNDEAFSKRFEAKQQLESYIGRVEEIVTDPTLSLKLKRGQKEKIEQTISEAMATLEITDSSAEDLKKQELALKRLVTKAMSSR